CGAATCGTATCTCCCGATTTTGCTTCCATCTCATCTTTAAAGTATTGCAATGCCTCATCTGTAATATGAATTTTCATATCTATCACTCTCCTTTCGTTTAGTGTACCGATATCCTACTCAAAAAAGCGAATTTCCTGTATGGTAGAGACAAGATTAGCTATGGAATCACCATGAAACACTCATCTAGGAGGAATTCGAATGAAACGATCGCTCGTAGTCTTGCTTGCGACCAGTCTCGTACTCGTCGGATGCGGAAACGATTCCCCGTCTTCTACAGATACCAAATCCCCGAAGACGACGGAAACGAAACAACAGAAAGCAGAACAAGTCGTTCTTGATGTCTATCAAACGTATGAACAAACGCTCGGTCAATCAGGGCGAGCAGATGCAAAAGATCTTGCATCAATTGAATATACAGGTGACGAAAAACAACTCGAGCCGCTCGCCGTCGGTGCAAAGAACTTGAACGTCATTCCCGGTAAGGTCGTCAAGTCGTTCCAAAAAGGTGACGTCGCTTATATCATCCACGAATTCAAGGATGCAAAAGGATCGATTCTCCCGAACCGGGGATCGAAGCTGTTATTGAAGAAAGACGATGAATGGAAGATTGTCCTGACACCAACGACATTCGATCCGTCCGTCTTTTCGACGCTCGGTGATCTGTTCACTGGGTTTAACGCTGATGAATACGGTGTTAATGCAAAAGCAGCTGACGAGATCGGAAAAACGGATGAAAAAGAACAGGATGCCGTCTTCTCTCGCGTCAACGCACAAACCGATTATATGGCGCTTGAGATGAATAGTAACATCCTGATGATTTACGGTGAGGCGCTGAAGAACGAAGGAAATCCCGAAACGCTCGTCGATTACTACGAGGATTATGCGGACTGGTATGAGGAGGAACAGCCACTCCTCATGAAGACAGCAAAAGCCGGTACGGATTATGAGAAATATTTGATCGCACTCGATCCATTAAAGGAAAGTCTTCAAAAAAAGCTTGAGAAGTATGCGGATCAACTAAATATGGAACTTGGATAAGGAGGATTTTTTCATGCAAGCACCTGCATTCACTTTACCAAACGCACAAGGAGAGCCGATTTCTCTCGAAGACTATCGCGGAAAAAAAGTCGTGCTTTATTTCTATCCGAAAGATTCAACACCAGGTTGTACGACCGAGGCATGTGATTTCCGCGATGCGACGCAAGCATTCGAAGAAAATAACACGGTCATTCTCGGTGTTTCTGCCGATAGTCAGAAACGGCATCAAAACTTTATTTCAAAATATGAATTACCATTCCAATTGTTATCAGATGTCGATCACGAGGTGTGTGAGCAATATGGCGTTTGGCAACTGAAAAAGAACTATGGCAAGGAATATTTTGGAATTGTTCGTTCAACGTTCTTGATTGATGAGTCCGGTGAAATCGTCAAGGAATGGCGCAGCGTGAAAGTGAAGGATCACGTCGCAGAAGCACTCCAATACGTGCAAGAACAGAAATAATGCAGAGAACCAGTTGATTGATTCAGCTGGTTCTTTTTGTATTCATATATTCTAAAGACTCCTAATTTTATCCTTACATAAAAATAATTTTATGTGAAAAAACGTTGGTATTACACACAAATTTAATAATTTTGAAATAATCTGAAAATATTCTATTGATTTTTCTGAATATTGTATTTATTATTGATAACAAGTTGATCCGGTGCTTTCCACAGCTTAAGAATAAAAGGCGATGACCCCTCTTATTTTTAGTCGGACACCGGATCGCTATCCTATCGGTTCTTATCGTTTCACCAG
This window of the Exiguobacterium acetylicum genome carries:
- the bcp gene encoding thioredoxin-dependent thiol peroxidase → MQAPAFTLPNAQGEPISLEDYRGKKVVLYFYPKDSTPGCTTEACDFRDATQAFEENNTVILGVSADSQKRHQNFISKYELPFQLLSDVDHEVCEQYGVWQLKKNYGKEYFGIVRSTFLIDESGEIVKEWRSVKVKDHVAEALQYVQEQK